A part of Aegilops tauschii subsp. strangulata cultivar AL8/78 chromosome 2, Aet v6.0, whole genome shotgun sequence genomic DNA contains:
- the LOC109746641 gene encoding FCS-Like Zinc finger 2-like produces the protein MAPSVACSFFFDNELLGEPGMPAMDACALCAKPLARDSDVFMYRGDTPYCSEECRHEQMHLDAVCAKQAARRQQRFSVGAESHRGQRQSSKVSVAS, from the coding sequence ATGGCGCCATCAGTGGCCTGCTCCTTCTTCTTCGACAACGAGCTGCTCGGCGAGCCCGGCATGCCGGCGATGGACGCGTGCGCGCTCTGCGCCAAGCCGCTGGCGCGCGACAGCGACGTCTTCATGTACAGAGGGGACACGCCCTACTGCAGCGAGGAGTGCCGCCACGAGCAGATGCACCTCGACGCCGTCTGCGCCAAGCAGGCCGCGCGGAGGCAGCAGCGGTTCTCGGTGGGGGCGGAGTCTCACCGTGGGCAGCGGCAGTCCAGCAAGGTGTCCGTCGCGAGCTAA
- the LOC109746640 gene encoding FCS-Like Zinc finger 2, giving the protein MVASVACSFFFDDELLGEPGMPAMDACALCAKPLARDSDVFMYRGDTPYCSEECRREQMHLDVVCAKQDARRQQRFSAETESHRGQRQSSKVSIAS; this is encoded by the coding sequence ATGGTGGCTTCAGTGGCCTGCTCCTTCTTCTTCGACGACGAGCTGCTCGGCGAGCCCGGCATGCCGGCGATGGACGCGTGCGCGCTCTGCGCCAAGCCGCTGGCGCGCGACAGCGACGTCTTCATGTACAGAGGAGACACGCCCTACTGCAGCGAGGAGTGCCGGCGCGAGCAGATGCACCTCGACGTCGTCTGCGCCAAGCAGGACGCGCGGAGACAGCAGCGGTTCTCGGCGGAGACGGAGTCCCACCGTGGGCAGCGGCAGTCCAGCAAGGTGTCGATCGCAAGCTAA
- the LOC109746639 gene encoding uncharacterized protein, with protein sequence MAASAACSFFFFDAEPLGEPGMPAQDACALCTKPFARDSDIFMYKGDTPFCSEECRDEQMQLDAIAARQAARRQQRFSSGTEARSGHQESRKVSVAS encoded by the coding sequence ATGGCGGCATCAGCGGcctgctccttcttcttcttcgatgCCGAGCCGCTCGGCGAGCCCGGCATGCCGGCGCAGGACGCGTGCGCGCTCTGCACCAAGCCGTTCGCGCGCGACAGCGACATCTTCATGTACAAGGGCGACACGCCCTTCTGCAGCGAGGAGTGCCGCGACGAGCAGATGCAGCTCGACGCCATCGCCGCGAGGCAGGCCGCCCGGAGGCAGCAGCGGTTCTCGTCGGGGACGGAGGCCCGAAGCGGGCACCAGGAGTCCAGGAAGGTGTCCGTCGCAAGCTAG